Proteins found in one Moritella sp. Urea-trap-13 genomic segment:
- a CDS encoding citrate synthase, with amino-acid sequence MANQKATLNLPGQEPVELPILSGTAGHDVIDIRTLGSKGYFTHDPGFMATSSCESKITYIDGVEGILLHRGYAIDDLAFNADYLEVCYIILYGDAPTKEQYEQFKATVHKHTMVHEQFASFFKGFRRDSHPMSILCGVSGALAAFYHDSLDVTNQRHREISAFRLLSKMPTIAAMCYKYSIGQPFVYPDNSLSYAGNFLKMMFSVPCEEYVVNPIVETAMDRIFTLHADHEQNASTSTVRLAGSSGANPFACIAAGIASLWGPAHGGANEACLTMLEEIGSVDRIPEFIARAKDKDDPFRLMGFGHRVYKNKDPRATVMRKSCHEVLSELNIDDPLLDVAMELERIALEDPYFIEKKLYPNVDFYSGITLRAIGIPVSMFTVIFALGRTVGWIAHWNEMLSQPGQKIGRPRQLYTGEAHRPFESLAKRD; translated from the coding sequence ATGGCTAATCAAAAGGCCACGTTAAACCTACCCGGCCAAGAGCCAGTTGAACTTCCAATTTTATCTGGTACAGCTGGTCACGATGTTATCGACATTCGTACCCTAGGTAGTAAAGGATATTTCACCCATGATCCAGGTTTTATGGCAACGTCATCGTGTGAGTCTAAAATTACTTATATTGATGGTGTAGAAGGTATCCTACTACATCGCGGTTACGCTATTGATGATTTAGCATTTAATGCTGATTATTTAGAAGTTTGTTATATTATTCTTTACGGTGATGCACCAACTAAAGAACAATACGAGCAATTCAAAGCAACTGTACACAAGCATACAATGGTACATGAGCAATTCGCGTCATTCTTTAAAGGTTTCCGCCGCGATTCTCACCCAATGTCTATTCTATGTGGTGTATCTGGCGCACTTGCAGCGTTTTATCATGATTCACTTGACGTAACTAACCAACGTCACCGTGAAATATCGGCATTCCGTTTATTATCTAAAATGCCAACAATTGCTGCTATGTGTTACAAATATTCAATCGGTCAGCCTTTTGTATATCCAGACAACAGCCTTTCGTATGCTGGTAACTTCTTAAAAATGATGTTCTCAGTACCATGTGAAGAATATGTTGTTAATCCTATTGTTGAAACAGCGATGGACCGTATCTTTACACTGCACGCTGACCACGAACAAAATGCATCGACCTCTACAGTTCGACTTGCTGGTTCATCAGGTGCTAACCCATTTGCATGTATTGCTGCGGGTATTGCGTCACTTTGGGGACCTGCTCACGGTGGTGCCAACGAAGCTTGTCTAACAATGCTTGAAGAAATCGGCAGCGTTGATCGTATTCCTGAGTTTATAGCTCGTGCGAAAGACAAAGATGATCCGTTCCGCCTAATGGGCTTTGGCCATCGTGTTTACAAAAACAAAGATCCACGTGCGACAGTAATGCGTAAGAGCTGTCACGAAGTGCTTAGTGAATTAAACATTGATGATCCACTATTAGATGTAGCAATGGAACTTGAGCGTATTGCGCTTGAAGACCCTTACTTCATCGAGAAGAAACTATATCCAAATGTAGATTTCTACTCAGGCATTACGTTACGTGCAATTGGTATCCCAGTTTCTATGTTCACGGTTATTTTTGCATTAGGCCGTACAGTAGGCTGGATCGCACACTGGAACGAAATGTTAAGTCAACCTGGACAGAAAATTGGTCGTCCTCGTCAGTTATATACTGGTGAAGCACACCGTCCATTTGAATCACTTGCTAAACGCGACTGA
- a CDS encoding PAS domain-containing hybrid sensor histidine kinase/response regulator codes for MFENWQLMLLSFFYIVLLFLIAYLGDKYRHLIQGKRQALIYAFAVSVYCTSWSFLGTTGQAASNVYSYLPIYLGPILLLVFAWPFLQRIIQTSISFNLTSIADLLAARFGKSHALAILVTTVSLLGTMPYIALQIKAIVYSFQQLQIQQDFMPWQLGLVTSFVLAGFSILFGIRNIDVTERHPGIMLAIAFEALVKIIAFASVGIFICYIVFDSPQDIWQQASANADLVSALQFPDLSAMFGMIIIVMAAFFVLPRQFHVMIVELRDEQDAWLSRRIFPLYLLVFAFFSAPLGLAGYLLLGNSVPADMYVLVLPWYQDQTWLTLFAFLGAISAASSMVIVSTIALSTMLSNEIVFPFLFKKNKHPTQYHAFRLKLLNIRKVLVLFVILLSYLVFLFIPPTALASLGATALGALAQLTPALVAAFYWRRATLKGVFTGISLGFSLWTLLNFLPQLGLYQGPLEGTVFASSTAINLLCLTVNVVMMILISLVTRTSIQERIQGALFLKRQLSPSLVESKRKAKSKRQAISIDELLLLTAQFVGDDKASKSFQEFEQIAITLGYTAKEKSEHALEHAEKVLSSVMGSSSARLVLNSALDGHDFALDELATLVGNASSHRQEFSQNLLKSAIENTREGISIVNDELELVAWNKQYAMLFDYPDDILSVGCSVESLIRFNAERGLCGAGDIESHVKKRLDFLRLRQSHNSERLREDGKVIRIEGNPLPDGGFLMVFSDITVFRQAEQVLKEANQDLETRVAERTNKLEKANKELAKARVVADEALSKKSHYLQVCSHDLLQPLEAARLFTSALASQSTLNAHQQRQVKSIDLSLKVANEMIVNLAEVARIESGSIKPHIETFALNDLFSQLANEFSAAAKQHGVSFTIMPTKHWVNTDKHLLRRILQNLIGNAFRYASPGRVLLGCRRKSAQLSIQLLDNGPGIAAKDQAKVFEQFSQLEDNNGSNDGLGLGLSICNSLSVLLQHQLRLDSIEGRGCCFSLQLCEATALQQEYVAPILAPTDLTGTAVLCIDNNPAILEGMLELMSSWDCEVYGANSIASAKALFKQCDFDILLVDYQLDNGEDGLTLISELRAINPTTPAILITATTEAGIADKAAAAKVGLLRKLVKPAALRAMMSAQLTESLQTQFIR; via the coding sequence ATGTTCGAAAATTGGCAGTTGATGCTATTAAGTTTTTTTTATATCGTATTATTATTTTTGATTGCTTATTTAGGCGATAAATATCGTCATCTGATCCAAGGGAAACGGCAAGCGTTAATTTATGCCTTTGCTGTGTCTGTTTATTGTACCTCGTGGAGTTTTCTCGGCACCACAGGGCAAGCTGCAAGCAACGTTTACTCATACTTACCTATTTATTTAGGCCCGATCTTATTACTTGTTTTCGCATGGCCGTTTTTACAACGTATTATTCAAACTAGCATTAGTTTTAATTTAACTTCTATTGCGGATTTACTCGCCGCGCGTTTTGGTAAATCCCATGCATTAGCGATTTTGGTGACGACAGTATCCCTACTTGGGACTATGCCTTATATCGCCTTACAAATTAAAGCGATTGTCTATTCCTTCCAGCAATTACAAATCCAACAAGACTTTATGCCATGGCAGCTTGGTTTAGTGACCAGTTTTGTACTGGCAGGTTTTAGTATTTTATTTGGTATTCGTAATATTGATGTAACAGAGCGTCATCCCGGTATTATGTTGGCAATCGCGTTTGAGGCGTTGGTTAAGATTATCGCTTTTGCCAGTGTCGGTATTTTTATTTGTTACATAGTCTTTGATTCACCACAAGACATTTGGCAACAAGCGAGTGCCAATGCTGACTTAGTAAGTGCATTACAATTTCCAGATTTAAGCGCTATGTTTGGCATGATCATTATTGTGATGGCAGCATTTTTTGTGTTGCCGCGCCAATTTCACGTCATGATTGTGGAGTTACGTGACGAGCAAGATGCCTGGTTGAGCCGCCGTATCTTCCCCTTGTACCTGTTGGTGTTTGCGTTTTTCTCTGCGCCACTGGGACTAGCGGGTTACTTGCTACTCGGTAATAGTGTACCTGCGGATATGTATGTATTGGTGCTACCTTGGTATCAAGATCAAACTTGGTTAACTTTGTTTGCATTTTTAGGTGCTATTTCAGCTGCCAGTTCTATGGTGATCGTATCAACGATTGCTCTGAGTACAATGCTCAGTAATGAAATCGTATTCCCGTTTCTGTTTAAAAAGAATAAGCACCCCACGCAGTACCATGCATTTAGATTAAAGCTGCTTAACATTCGCAAAGTGTTAGTGCTGTTTGTTATTTTGCTGAGTTATCTGGTTTTTCTGTTTATTCCACCAACGGCATTAGCTAGCTTAGGCGCGACAGCATTGGGCGCTTTGGCGCAACTCACGCCAGCATTGGTTGCGGCTTTTTATTGGCGTCGTGCAACATTAAAAGGTGTGTTTACAGGGATCAGTCTGGGTTTTTCATTATGGACACTGCTTAACTTTTTACCGCAGCTGGGTTTATATCAAGGGCCACTCGAAGGCACTGTATTTGCAAGTTCAACGGCGATTAACTTACTCTGCCTGACGGTTAATGTGGTAATGATGATCCTGATATCATTAGTGACCAGAACCAGTATTCAAGAACGGATCCAAGGGGCGTTGTTTTTAAAGCGACAACTATCGCCATCATTAGTTGAAAGTAAACGCAAAGCTAAGTCAAAAAGACAGGCTATATCAATCGATGAATTATTGTTACTGACCGCGCAATTTGTGGGAGACGATAAAGCTTCTAAAAGTTTTCAGGAATTTGAGCAGATCGCGATCACTTTAGGTTATACCGCCAAGGAAAAATCTGAGCATGCACTTGAACATGCCGAGAAAGTATTATCGAGTGTGATGGGATCGTCGTCGGCACGCTTAGTACTCAATTCTGCATTAGATGGGCATGATTTTGCCTTGGATGAACTGGCTACTTTAGTCGGTAACGCCTCCAGTCATCGACAAGAATTTAGTCAGAATTTGTTAAAAAGCGCGATAGAAAATACCCGAGAGGGGATCTCGATTGTCAATGATGAACTCGAACTGGTGGCTTGGAATAAGCAGTATGCGATGTTGTTTGATTATCCTGACGATATTCTGAGTGTTGGTTGTTCGGTTGAGTCATTAATTCGCTTTAATGCCGAGCGCGGGTTGTGTGGTGCAGGTGATATTGAGTCTCATGTAAAAAAACGTCTCGATTTTCTACGTTTAAGACAGTCGCATAACTCCGAACGCTTACGTGAAGACGGTAAGGTCATTAGAATCGAAGGTAACCCATTACCTGATGGTGGCTTCTTGATGGTTTTTTCCGATATTACCGTCTTTAGGCAAGCAGAGCAGGTATTAAAAGAAGCCAATCAAGATCTAGAAACAAGAGTTGCTGAGCGAACCAATAAACTTGAAAAAGCCAATAAAGAGTTAGCTAAGGCGAGGGTTGTTGCTGATGAAGCGCTAAGTAAGAAAAGTCATTATTTACAAGTATGTAGTCATGATTTATTGCAGCCACTAGAAGCGGCACGTTTGTTCACATCGGCACTAGCAAGTCAGTCGACGTTAAATGCACATCAGCAGCGCCAAGTGAAGAGTATCGACTTGTCGCTAAAAGTCGCGAATGAAATGATTGTTAATTTAGCCGAAGTTGCTCGTATCGAGAGCGGCAGTATTAAACCCCATATCGAAACATTTGCATTAAATGATCTATTTAGTCAGCTTGCGAACGAATTTTCCGCTGCGGCGAAGCAACATGGCGTCAGTTTTACTATTATGCCGACAAAGCATTGGGTTAATACCGATAAACACTTGCTACGTCGCATATTGCAAAATTTAATTGGCAATGCATTTCGCTATGCGAGTCCTGGACGAGTATTACTCGGTTGTCGCCGGAAAAGTGCTCAGCTAAGCATTCAATTATTAGACAATGGCCCAGGAATTGCGGCAAAAGATCAAGCTAAAGTATTCGAACAGTTTAGCCAATTAGAGGACAATAATGGCTCGAATGATGGGTTAGGATTAGGGCTTAGTATTTGTAACAGCTTATCGGTTTTACTGCAGCACCAGCTCAGACTTGATTCTATTGAAGGCAGAGGATGTTGCTTTAGCTTACAGTTGTGTGAGGCTACCGCATTACAACAAGAGTATGTCGCGCCTATTCTTGCTCCCACAGATCTTACTGGGACTGCAGTACTGTGTATTGATAACAACCCGGCTATTTTGGAGGGCATGCTAGAGCTCATGAGCAGTTGGGATTGTGAGGTTTACGGTGCTAATTCAATAGCCAGTGCGAAGGCGTTATTTAAGCAATGTGATTTTGATATTTTGTTGGTGGATTACCAATTAGACAATGGTGAGGATGGACTCACCTTAATCTCGGAATTAAGAGCCATAAATCCAACTACGCCTGCGATCCTTATTACCGCGACGACAGAGGCTGGCATTGCTGATAAGGCTGCAGCGGCTAAAGTTGGATTATTACGTAAACTGGTTAAGCCTGCTGCGTTAAGAGCGATGATGAGTGCGCAATTAACCGAATCACTACAAACACAGTTTATTCGATAG
- a CDS encoding response regulator transcription factor, translating to MHVMPEKIIIADDHPLFRQALLIALKEQFNTTQWLEAETVESISECLVKNADADLLLLDLNIPGAHGFDHLIRIRKQYPNIPVVVISAYSDETIIGKAMQHGASGFVPKSESVPTIITAITKVLSGQLWVPGTFEKAQEEVSNIADEAIAKLTAQEYRILMMFSEGLLNKQIGDKLCVAEATVKAHASAIFRKLNVRNRTQAAMMLGQLDVADYSDNLKE from the coding sequence ATGCACGTAATGCCAGAAAAAATCATCATCGCTGATGATCACCCCCTTTTTCGCCAAGCATTGTTGATTGCCTTAAAAGAACAATTTAATACCACGCAATGGCTTGAGGCTGAAACGGTCGAAAGCATTAGTGAGTGTTTAGTCAAGAATGCCGATGCTGACCTGTTATTATTGGATCTGAACATTCCCGGTGCGCATGGGTTTGATCACCTGATCCGTATTCGTAAACAATATCCAAATATTCCTGTTGTGGTGATCTCTGCTTACAGTGATGAAACTATCATAGGTAAAGCAATGCAACACGGCGCGTCCGGTTTTGTACCTAAGTCGGAATCTGTGCCGACAATCATTACCGCTATTACGAAGGTATTATCTGGACAGTTATGGGTACCGGGAACGTTTGAAAAAGCGCAAGAAGAAGTGAGTAATATTGCTGACGAAGCTATAGCTAAGTTAACGGCACAAGAATATCGCATTCTAATGATGTTTTCTGAAGGACTGCTCAACAAACAAATTGGTGATAAACTTTGTGTTGCTGAAGCGACGGTTAAAGCCCATGCGAGTGCTATTTTTCGTAAGCTGAATGTGCGTAACAGAACGCAAGCTGCAATGATGTTGGGGCAACTCGATGTAGCGGACTACAGTGATAATTTAAAGGAATAA
- a CDS encoding exonuclease domain-containing protein yields the protein MNLIQSFFSLETQRKRLLAKAPEGALKQYLSVPIIDLEQPIMASDILAVDFETTGLNAKQDNILSIGYVTLADNQIRLDSCYHQIIAAHCQLQDENVTIHTITDQEKASGRPLASVIEDLLTALAGKTMLVHYAQIEKNFLEQACIKLYGMAPVFPIIDTLALAKKRHDRCSQAYAPSTLHLTSLRDEYGLPHYPAHNALNDAIATAELFMAKVQHSELKGNTKLKSLITSAFG from the coding sequence ATGAATCTAATACAATCATTCTTTAGTTTAGAAACACAGCGTAAACGTCTGCTGGCGAAAGCGCCAGAAGGGGCGTTGAAGCAATACTTAAGTGTGCCAATTATCGATCTTGAACAACCTATCATGGCCAGTGATATTTTAGCCGTGGATTTTGAAACAACCGGCTTGAATGCTAAACAAGATAATATTCTGAGTATTGGTTACGTGACACTGGCTGATAACCAAATTAGATTAGATAGTTGTTATCATCAAATTATCGCGGCGCACTGCCAACTACAAGATGAAAATGTGACTATTCACACCATCACAGATCAAGAAAAAGCCAGCGGACGTCCATTGGCAAGTGTAATAGAAGACTTGTTAACGGCATTAGCTGGAAAAACCATGTTGGTTCATTATGCCCAGATAGAGAAAAACTTTCTCGAACAAGCCTGTATTAAGCTATATGGCATGGCACCGGTATTTCCCATTATTGATACATTAGCATTGGCTAAAAAACGCCACGACAGGTGCAGCCAAGCTTATGCACCATCTACGTTGCATTTGACTAGTTTACGTGATGAGTATGGATTACCACATTATCCAGCACACAATGCCTTAAACGATGCTATTGCGACTGCAGAACTGTTTATGGCGAAAGTGCAACATTCAGAATTAAAGGGTAATACCAAGCTTAAGTCTTTGATCACAAGTGCTTTCGGCTAG
- a CDS encoding DUF294 nucleotidyltransferase-like domain-containing protein, giving the protein MNAALNDIVDFIKVIPPFNLLNVADCHLIAKRTSIGYYRNETLLNDHQNNQLNGQVMLYIVKKGVLAYYDDASELQGKFSEGDLCSVLCRPDAQRLQISLRAEEDCLLYAIDFNELKVLLAEQPKALQFLLQTAQQRLQNTMGAITESALIASSLTNAPITDYYNSPAITITTQASIRDAAKYMTEKGVSCLVIMADKQPVGIVTDKDIRRRCVAEGLNTQQAVTDIMTANMATIDINLCGHDALALMISQRIHHLPVTKHGALIGMLTATDLMNQEGHHAVNLSSVIHKANSVDALVELSLMLPKLQVSMAKLGASADYLGKNISALTMAFTIRLIELAELQLGKAPVAYAWLCAGSQARQEQLVYSDQDNALIIDDSATPQQEAWFEAFAHFVCDGLAACGYIYCPGNIMATNTKWRQKQRVWQGYFTDWVIKPDPQALLNSSVFFDLATVYGDSTLLQDVRRNMLEKTQKNTLFQAHLSRNALLQKPPLGFFRDFVLIHDGKNKKGLDLKHNGLAPIINLARIYALAEGIEDVNTIMRLRLAAGTPSLSRTESANLIDAFELLGMLRAEHQAKQLANGEAADSYLLPKEISRLEREHLKDAFKVIKAMQSYRQMV; this is encoded by the coding sequence ATGAACGCAGCGCTAAATGATATTGTTGATTTTATTAAAGTCATTCCGCCTTTTAATTTATTAAATGTGGCGGATTGTCATCTTATTGCGAAACGCACTTCTATCGGTTATTACCGCAATGAAACCCTATTGAATGATCATCAGAATAATCAGCTGAACGGCCAAGTCATGCTGTATATCGTTAAAAAAGGCGTGCTTGCTTATTATGATGATGCGAGTGAATTACAGGGCAAATTCTCAGAAGGTGATTTGTGCAGTGTACTATGCCGTCCAGATGCTCAAAGGTTACAGATAAGTTTACGTGCAGAAGAAGACTGCTTGTTATATGCGATTGATTTTAATGAATTGAAAGTGCTACTTGCTGAGCAGCCCAAAGCGTTACAGTTTCTATTACAGACCGCGCAGCAGCGACTACAGAACACCATGGGGGCGATAACTGAATCGGCATTAATCGCCTCGAGTTTAACCAACGCACCTATAACGGATTATTACAATAGCCCTGCTATCACGATCACAACGCAAGCCAGTATTCGAGATGCGGCTAAATACATGACTGAAAAAGGTGTATCGTGCCTCGTTATCATGGCTGATAAGCAACCTGTTGGTATTGTCACGGATAAGGATATTAGGCGACGCTGTGTCGCTGAAGGATTAAATACCCAACAAGCAGTAACAGATATTATGACTGCTAATATGGCGACTATTGATATCAACCTGTGTGGTCATGATGCATTAGCGTTAATGATAAGTCAGCGTATACATCATCTTCCAGTGACTAAACATGGGGCTCTGATTGGTATGTTAACTGCGACGGACTTAATGAATCAAGAGGGTCATCATGCGGTTAATTTAAGTTCTGTGATCCATAAAGCCAATTCTGTCGACGCCTTGGTTGAATTGAGTTTGATGTTACCTAAACTGCAAGTGAGTATGGCTAAGTTGGGTGCCAGTGCTGATTATTTAGGTAAAAATATTAGTGCACTAACAATGGCATTTACTATTCGGTTAATTGAGTTAGCAGAGTTACAACTTGGTAAAGCCCCAGTTGCTTATGCTTGGTTATGTGCAGGTTCACAAGCGCGGCAAGAGCAGTTAGTTTATTCAGATCAAGATAATGCGCTGATTATTGATGATAGTGCGACACCGCAGCAAGAAGCGTGGTTCGAAGCATTTGCGCATTTTGTCTGTGATGGACTGGCAGCCTGTGGTTATATTTATTGTCCCGGTAATATTATGGCTACTAACACCAAATGGCGACAGAAACAGCGGGTATGGCAAGGCTACTTTACTGATTGGGTAATAAAGCCAGACCCTCAAGCATTATTAAATAGCAGCGTGTTTTTTGACCTTGCTACCGTCTATGGTGACAGTACCTTGTTACAAGATGTTCGTCGTAATATGTTAGAGAAAACGCAGAAAAACACCTTGTTTCAAGCCCATCTATCGCGTAATGCGTTGTTACAGAAACCGCCGTTAGGTTTCTTTCGTGATTTTGTGCTGATTCATGATGGTAAGAATAAAAAAGGCTTGGATCTTAAGCATAATGGTTTAGCACCTATTATTAACCTGGCGCGTATTTATGCATTGGCTGAAGGTATTGAGGATGTAAATACCATCATGCGCTTAAGACTAGCGGCAGGAACGCCATCATTGAGTCGTACCGAATCGGCTAATTTGATTGATGCATTTGAGCTGTTAGGTATGCTACGTGCAGAGCATCAGGCCAAGCAATTAGCCAATGGTGAAGCGGCGGATAGTTATTTGTTACCAAAAGAGATATCTCGATTGGAACGTGAACATTTAAAAGATGCTTTCAAGGTAATTAAAGCCATGCAAAGTTATCGCCAGATGGTGTAG
- a CDS encoding DUF4212 domain-containing protein yields the protein MEQENAYWQTNIRLILTCLVIWFVVSFGCGILFVEQLNEFRLGGYKLGFWFAQQGSIYTFVGLVFWYAVQMNKLDKKHNVEEE from the coding sequence ATGGAACAAGAAAACGCCTATTGGCAAACCAATATACGACTCATATTAACCTGTTTAGTAATTTGGTTTGTGGTGTCTTTTGGCTGTGGCATTTTATTCGTCGAGCAATTGAATGAATTTAGACTCGGTGGATATAAGCTTGGTTTCTGGTTCGCACAACAAGGGTCTATTTATACCTTCGTTGGTTTAGTTTTTTGGTATGCCGTACAGATGAATAAGCTGGACAAAAAACACAATGTTGAGGAAGAATAA
- a CDS encoding sodium:solute symporter family protein, producing the protein MTELKLYTYIAVFGSFTLYFAIAWFARAKTTSDFYAAGGGITPLQNGMAIGADWMSAASFLSMAGLIAFLGYGGSVFLMGWTGGFVLLATLLAPYMRKHGKFTVPEFIADRYDSKTARVVAIVCLIVASVTYIIGQMKGVGVAFSRFLEVDYDLGLGIGMVVVWVYAVLGGMKGITYTQIAQYCVLIFAYTIPAVFISLQLTGNPIPQLGLGSTLADGSGVYLLDKIDMVVTDLGFNQYTTDNMGGTLNMFAYTLSLMIGTAGLPHVIMRFFTVPTVKAARASAGYALVFIALLYTVAPAVGAMARFNLMNTIEPTAGQPLEYEKRPQWFKDWEKTGLLKFEDKNGDGKIQYVADPVKNEMVKVDRDIMVLANPAIANLPNWVIALVAAGGLAAALSTAAGLLLAISSAISHDLMKGILTPQMTEKAELKAGRIVMTISIIIAGYLGLNPPGFAAGTVALAFGLAGSSLFPALMMGIFSKKINGTAAVSGMCAGLGITMLYVFQHKGIMFIPGTSFLGGMEENWFFGISPNAFGSVGALVNFTVAFAVTKVTGDAPLHIQQLVENLRYPRGAGAAADH; encoded by the coding sequence ATGACCGAATTAAAACTCTATACCTATATCGCCGTATTCGGCTCGTTTACCTTATATTTTGCCATTGCTTGGTTTGCTCGCGCTAAAACAACCAGTGATTTCTATGCCGCAGGCGGTGGTATTACCCCATTACAAAATGGTATGGCGATCGGCGCCGATTGGATGAGTGCCGCGTCGTTCTTATCAATGGCAGGTCTGATTGCCTTTCTCGGTTACGGTGGCTCAGTATTCTTAATGGGTTGGACGGGTGGTTTCGTACTGCTTGCGACCTTACTGGCTCCTTATATGCGTAAACACGGTAAGTTTACCGTGCCAGAATTTATTGCTGACCGCTATGACTCTAAAACCGCGCGTGTCGTGGCGATTGTCTGCTTAATCGTCGCGTCGGTTACTTATATTATCGGTCAAATGAAGGGGGTTGGTGTTGCTTTCTCTCGCTTCTTAGAAGTTGATTACGACCTAGGCTTAGGCATAGGTATGGTTGTCGTTTGGGTATATGCCGTATTAGGTGGTATGAAAGGTATTACTTATACGCAAATCGCACAATATTGCGTGCTTATCTTTGCTTATACTATTCCAGCCGTATTCATTTCATTACAACTCACTGGTAATCCAATCCCACAACTCGGTTTAGGTAGTACCCTTGCTGATGGTAGCGGTGTTTATCTGCTGGATAAAATCGACATGGTTGTAACAGACCTTGGCTTTAACCAATACACCACTGATAACATGGGTGGCACGTTAAATATGTTCGCTTATACCCTGTCATTGATGATTGGTACAGCGGGTTTACCACACGTAATTATGCGTTTCTTCACCGTGCCTACAGTGAAAGCAGCACGAGCATCAGCTGGTTACGCATTAGTATTTATCGCCTTACTTTATACTGTCGCACCAGCGGTCGGTGCAATGGCTCGTTTCAATCTAATGAACACCATTGAACCAACAGCGGGTCAACCACTTGAATATGAAAAACGTCCACAGTGGTTTAAAGATTGGGAAAAAACCGGTCTATTAAAATTTGAAGACAAAAATGGCGATGGCAAAATTCAATATGTTGCTGACCCAGTGAAAAACGAAATGGTTAAAGTTGACCGTGACATCATGGTATTAGCTAACCCAGCCATTGCAAACTTACCGAACTGGGTAATAGCACTGGTTGCTGCAGGTGGTTTAGCCGCTGCTCTCTCTACAGCCGCAGGTTTACTACTGGCCATTTCATCTGCCATCTCGCATGATTTAATGAAAGGGATATTAACACCACAGATGACCGAGAAAGCCGAGTTAAAAGCTGGTCGTATCGTGATGACAATTTCTATTATCATCGCCGGTTACCTTGGTTTAAACCCGCCTGGATTCGCCGCTGGTACCGTTGCCCTCGCCTTTGGTTTAGCTGGTTCATCGCTATTCCCAGCGTTAATGATGGGTATCTTCTCGAAGAAAATTAATGGCACCGCAGCTGTATCAGGTATGTGTGCAGGTTTAGGCATCACTATGCTGTATGTATTCCAACATAAAGGCATCATGTTTATCCCGGGTACTTCGTTCCTTGGTGGCATGGAAGAAAACTGGTTCTTTGGTATTTCACCTAACGCATTTGGTTCAGTAGGTGCACTTGTTAACTTTACTGTGGCATTTGCTGTCACCAAAGTCACCGGTGATGCGCCACTGCATATCCAGCAATTAGTTGAAAATTTACGTTACCCACGCGGTGCAGGCGCAGCAGCCGACCATTAA
- the kdsB gene encoding 3-deoxy-manno-octulosonate cytidylyltransferase has translation MSFIVIIPSRYQSSRLPGKPLVDICGKTMIQRVAEQALQSGASRVVIATDDARIEQAVTALGYEVCMTSPDHNSGTERLAEVCSKLGFNDDDIIVNVQGDEPLIPPRIIEQVATNLGKQSEARMATLSVAITDVEEVFNPNAVKVVTDKQGYALYFSRAPIPYHRDNFMHQPVTEIKPVYQRHIGIYAYRAGFIRDYVKWQETELEQIESLEQLRVLWHGEKIHVEEALEAPAAGVDTPEDLVVVRNIVSAQ, from the coding sequence ATGAGTTTTATTGTTATTATCCCATCACGCTATCAGTCAAGCCGTTTACCCGGTAAGCCGTTAGTTGATATTTGTGGTAAAACAATGATCCAACGTGTTGCTGAGCAAGCATTGCAAAGTGGCGCGTCACGCGTTGTCATTGCGACCGATGATGCTCGAATTGAACAAGCGGTGACGGCATTAGGCTATGAAGTATGCATGACTTCACCGGACCATAATTCGGGTACCGAACGTTTAGCGGAAGTATGCAGTAAGCTCGGTTTTAATGATGATGATATCATTGTGAATGTCCAAGGTGATGAGCCTTTAATTCCACCGCGAATTATTGAGCAAGTTGCGACAAATCTGGGTAAACAAAGCGAAGCACGTATGGCGACATTATCAGTTGCTATAACTGATGTGGAAGAGGTCTTTAACCCGAACGCGGTTAAAGTTGTGACGGATAAACAGGGTTATGCTTTGTATTTTAGCCGAGCTCCGATCCCTTATCACCGTGATAACTTTATGCACCAGCCTGTGACTGAGATTAAACCTGTTTATCAACGTCATATTGGTATCTACGCATACCGCGCTGGTTTTATTCGTGATTATGTTAAGTGGCAAGAAACTGAACTGGAACAGATCGAATCACTAGAGCAGCTACGTGTACTTTGGCATGGTGAGAAAATTCATGTTGAAGAAGCGCTTGAAGCACCCGCTGCTGGTGTTGATACGCCTGAAGATTTGGTTGTGGTACGCAATATTGTCAGTGCGCAATAG